In one window of Oryza sativa Japonica Group chromosome 9, ASM3414082v1 DNA:
- the LOC4347182 gene encoding probable GTP diphosphokinase RSH3, chloroplastic, translating into MSLPAISLYTSPPPGAVYSSEFDPSSRGSSPPCSTAPPSTSHRPPAAAGGLSCLFSSPAAAASPPRAPPHDELGALWQDRSDEPAFAGGGGGYSSSPLKWRDLHHHHHHSPVSVFQGPSSSPAASRSPPASWLAGRDRDRERLFAGFVRNALGSCVDYAPALSPRSEVGGGELAFELDENLAEASPACEPCARELLAGAQARHRIFHEELVVKTFFEAEKAHRGQTRASGDPYLQHCVETAVLLANIGANSTVVSAGLLHDTIDDSFIDYDHIFHMFGAGVADLVEGVSKLSHLSKLARDNNTASRIVEADRLHTMLLAMADARAVLIKLADRVHNMKTLEALPLGKQQRFAKETMEIFVPLANRLGIASWKDQLENLCFKHLNPEEHKDLSSKLTKSFDEVLITSAVDKLDRGLRDAGLSYHNLSGRHKSLYSIHNKMLKKNLTMDEIHDIHGLRLVFEKEEDCYRALDVVHELWPQVPGRFKDYISRPKLNGYRSLHTVVMSENVHPFEVQIRTKEMHLQAEYGFAAHWRYKEGTCRHSFVLQMVEWARWVLTWQCEAMNKERPASLGDSDAIRPPCPFPMHSEDCPYSYTRQCDHDGPIFVILLEHDKMSVQEFQANSTVMNLMDRVGTNTPRWSPYRIPMKEDLRPKVNHEPISDLNRKLSMGDVVELTPALPHESLPNYREEIQRMYDRGGFALATRGGSSRR; encoded by the exons ATGTCGTTGCCGGCGATTTCCCTGTACACCAGCCCACCACCGGGCGCCGTCTACTCGTCGGAGTTCGATCCGAGCTCCCGCGGCTCGTCGCCGCCctgctccaccgcgccgccgtccacctctcaccgcccgcccgccgccgcgggcgggctgtcctgcctcttctcctccccggccgcggcggcctcgccgcctcGTGCCCCGCCGCACGACGAGCTCGGTGCGCTGTGGCAAGATAGATCCGACGAGCccgccttcgccggcggcggcggcggctactcgTCCTCGCCGCTCAAGTGGCGtgacctccaccaccaccatcaccacagCCCCGTGTCGGTGTTCCAGGGCCCGTCGTCCTCTCCGGCGGCCTCCCGCAGCCCGCCGGCGTCGTGGCTCGCCGGCCGCGACCGCGACCGCGAGCGCCTCTTCGCCGGCTTCGTGCGCAACGCGCTGGGCTCCTGCGTTGACTACGCCCCGGCACTCAGCCCGCGgtcggaggtcggcggcggcgagctcgcgtTCGAGCTCGACGAGAACCTCGCGGAGGCGAGCCCCGCCTGCGAGCCGTGCGCCCGggagctcctcgccggcgcccagGCTCGCCACCGCATCTTCCACGAGGAGCTCGTCGTGAAGACCTTCTTCGAGGCCGAGAAGGCTCACCGTGGCCAG ACCCGGGCGAGTGGCGATCCATACTTGCAACATTGTGTAGAGACAGCCGTGCTTCTGGCCAATATTGGGGCGAATTCGACGGTCGTCTCCGCCGGGCTTCTGCACGACACCATTGACGATTCATTCATTGATTATGATCACATCTTTCACATGTTCGGAGCCGGCGTGGCCGATCTCGTTGAGGGG GTCTCAAAGTTGAGCCACTTGAGCAAACTTGCTCGTGATAACAACACAGCAAGCAGGATTGTTGAAGCAGATCGATTGCACACAATGCTTCTTGCAATGGCTGATGCACGGGCAGTTCTAATAAAATTAGCTGACCGTGTGCATAACATGAAAACTTTGGAAGCTTTACCTCTTGGTAAACAACAAAGATTTGCTAAGGAGACCATGGAGATCTTTGTTCCTTTGGCTAATCGATTAGGGATTGCCAGCTGGAAAGACCAGTTGGAAAATCTTTGCTTCAAGCATCTGAATCCAGAAGAGCACAAGGATCTATCATCTAAACTAACCAAATCCTTTGACGAAGTGCTAATCACATCTGCTGTGGACAAACTAGATAGAGGTCTGAGGGATGCAGGCCTCTCATATCACAATCTTTCTGGGAGGCACAAAAGCCTATACAGTATTCACAACAAGATGCTAAA GAAGAATTTGACAATGGATGAGATCCATGATATCCATGGCCTGCGTCTCGTGTTTGAGAAGGAGGAAGATTGCTATCGAGCACTTGATGTTGTTCATGAACTATGGCCCCAAGTTCCTGGAAGATTTAAGGACTACATATCTCGTCCAAAATTAAATGG GTATCGATCATTGCACACTGTTGTCATGAGCGAGAATGTCCACCCATTTGAAGTCCAGATCCGTACAAAAGAGATGCACCTGCAAGCTGAGTATGGATTCGCAGCACACTGGAGGTACAAGGAAGGCACCTGTAGGCACTCCTTTGTACTCCAGATGGTGGAATGGGCTAGGTGGGTGCTTACATGGCAATGTGAAGCAATGAACAAAGAACGACCTGCATCTCTAGGCGACAGTGATGCAATTAGGCCACCCTGTCCATTTCCCATGCATTCAGAAGACTGCCCTTACTCATATACTCGGCAATGCGACCATGATGGACCGATATTTGTCATCCTACTGGAACATGACAAG ATGTCTGTGCAAGAATTCCAAGCAAACTCAACTGTAATGAACCTCATGGATCGAGTTGGGACCAACACTCCAAGATGGAGTCCCTACCGCATCCCCATGAAGGAAGATCTGCGACCGAAGGTTAACCACGAGCCCATAAGCGATCTGAACCGGAAGCTCAGCATGGGGGATGTGGTGGAGCTGACACCGGCCCTTCCTCACGAGTCGCTCCCCAATTACCGGGAGGAGATTCAGCGCATGTACGACCGTGGCGGATTCGCCCTCGCCACCCGGGGTGGCAGCTCGAGGCGGTGA
- the LOC4347183 gene encoding ATP-dependent DNA helicase DDM1: MSEVRSVPGMKVEASPAAAAAATVDSPTSVLEDDEISECKNGDVLDTTEAIKQEEDHLDVLIEEKVDGFVDASSSLNVEPAANNSDLSPLTVPVKEEGQLLEPVKEEKADDFVDAVPSLPIDLEAKNGDASLITDAMKEEEEKLHDARVKAEEEEVARKREEAARLAFDPNARFNKLDELLSQTQLYSEFLLEKMETIADVEGVQTHAEEEPVEEKKNGRGRKRKATSAPKYNDKKAKKAVAVMLTRSHEDCSPEDCTLTEEERWEKEQARLVPLMTGGKLKSYQIKGVKWLISLWQNGLNGILADQMGLGKTIQTIGFLAHLKGKGLDGPYLIIAPLSTLSNWVNEISRFVPSMTGLIYHGDKAARAEIRRKFMPKTTGPDFPLIVTSYEMAMSDAKHLAHYKWKYVIVDEGHRLKNSKCLLLRELKRLPMDNKLLLTGTPLQNNLAELWSLLNFILPDIFSSHQEFESWFDFSAKGGEEEQEDSEEKRKVDVVSKLHAILRPFLLRRMKEDVEHMLPRKKEIIIYANMTDHQKQIQNHLVEQTFDQYLHEKSEIVLRKPGIKAKLNNLLIQLRKNCNHPDLLESAYDSSGLYPPVEKLLEQCGKFQLLNRLLSLLLARKHKVLIFSQWTKVLDIIEYYLETKGLQVCRIDGSVKLEERRRQIAEFNDLNSSMNIFILSTRAGGLGINLTSADTCILYDSDWNPQMDLQAMDRCHRIGQTRPVHVYRLATSHSVEGRIIKKAFGKLRLEHVVIGKGQFEQDRAKPNALDEAELLALLRDEQGDEDRMIQTDISDEDLLKVMDRSDLTGPPANADAAPLVPLKGPGWEVVVPTKSGGGMLTSLTS; this comes from the exons ATGTCGGAAGTTAGATCCGTCCCTGGGATGAAGGTGGAAGCATccccggccgcggccgccgctgccaccgtgGATTCCCCGACATCCGTTCTGGAGGATGATGAG ATTTCTGAATGTAAGAATGGGGATGTCTTGGATACCACCGAGGCGATTAAGCAAGAGGAGGATCATCTCGATGTGCTTATTGAGGAGAAAGTTGATGGTTTTGTGGATGCAAGTTCTTCCCTGAATGTGGAACCTGCGGCTAACAACAGTGATTTGTCACCTCTCACTGTGCCGGTGAAGGAAGAAGGTCAGTTATTGGAGCCTGTCAAGGAGGAAAAAGCTGATGATTTTGTGGATGCAGTTCCATCTCTACCGATTGACCTTGAGGCCAAGAATGGTGATGCATCCCTCATCACTGATGCgatgaaggaggaggaagagaagttGCACGACGCCCGGGTTAAGGCTGAAGAAGAAGAGGTAGCACGGAAGAGGGAAGAGGCTGCAAGACTTGCTTTTGATCCAAATGCACGTTTTAACAAGTTGGACGAGCTACTATCACAGACACAACTCTATTCAGAATTTCTACTTGAGAAGATGGAAACGATCGCTGAT GTGGAGGGCGTCCAAACTCATGCTGAAGAGGAGCCagtagaagagaagaagaatggGCGTGGCAGAAAGAGGAAAGCTACTTCTGCACCAAAGTACAATGAT AAAAAAGCCAAGAAAGCAGTGGCAGTCATGCTTACAAGATCTCATGAAGATTGCTCACCTGAGGATTGTACTCTCACAGAAGAAGAAAGGTGGGAAAAAGAGCAAGCCAGACTTGTTCCTCTAATGACTGGCGGGAAGTTGAAGTCCTACCAGATAAAGGGTGTTAAGTGGTTAATATCACTTTGGCAGAATGGGCTTAATGGGATATTGGCTGATCAAATGGGCCTTGGGAAAACAATACAGACTATCGGTTTTCTTGCCCATCTCAAGGGGAAGGGTCTTGATGGTCCATACCTGATAATTGCTCCCCTATCCACTCTCTCAAACTGGGTGAACGAGATCTCAAG GTTTGTTCCATCTATGACTGGTCTGATTTATCATGGGGACAAAGCAGCCCGGGCAGAGATAAGGAGAAAATTCATGCCCAAAACCACTGGCCCAGATTTTCCATTAATCGTAACTTCCTATGAGATGGCTATGTCAGATGCAAAGCATCTTGCTCACTATAAGTGGAAGTATGTTATTGTGGATGAG GGGCATCGGCTAAAGAATTCCAAGTGTTTATTATTAAGGGAGCTAAAGCGCCTGCCAATGGATAATAAGCTCCTTTTGACTGGAACTCCTCTTCAGAATAATCTAGCAGAACTGTGGTCCCTGCTGAACTTCATTTTGCCTGATATATTCTCTTCACACCAAGAATTTGAGTCATG GTTTGACTTTTCTGCGAAAGGAGGTGAAGAAGAACAAGAGGATagtgaagagaagagaaaagtcGATGTTGTTTCAAAGCTTCATGCCATATTGCGCCCGTTCCTTCTAAGGCGGATGAAGGAGGATGTAGAGCATATGCTTCCACGAAAGAAAGAGATAATCATTTACGCTAACATGACTGACCATCAGAAACAAATCCAGAATCACTTGGTTGAACAAACATTTGATCAATACCTGCATGAAAAATCAGAAATTG TTCTGCGGAAACCTGGCATTAAGGCAAAGCTAAATAATCTGTTAATTCAGTTGAGGAAAAATTGCAACCATCCTGATCTTCTGGAGTCTGCGTATGACTCATCAG GTCTGTATCCACCTGTTGAGAAGCTCTTGGAACAGTGCGGCAAATTTCAGCTCTTGAACAGATTGCTAAGTTTGCTGCTTGCACGGAAGCACAAG GTTCTAATATTTTCACAGTGGACAAAAGTTTTGGACATTATCGAGTACTACTTGGAAACAAAAGGCCTTCAGGTTTGCCGAATTGATGGGAGTGTTAAGttggaagagaggaggaggcag ATAGCAGAATTTAATGACTTGAACAGCAGCATGAATATCTTTATTCTAAGCACACGGGCTGGCGGGCTTGGTATCAATCTTACTTCAGCGGATACCTGTATCCTATATGATAGTGACTGG AATCCTCAGATGGATTTGCAGGCCATGGATCGATGTCACCGGATTGGTCAAACACGCCCAGTTCACGTCTATCGGTTAGCAACATCACATTCTGTTGAG GGCCGGATCATCAAGAAAGCATTTGGCAAGTTGAGGTTGGAGCATGTGGTGATCGGGAAGGGTCAGTTTGAACAAGACAGAGCCAAGCCTAATGCCCTAGAT GAAGCGGAGTTGCTGGCGCTGCTCAGGGACGAGCAGGGCGACGAGGACCGGATGATCCAGACGGACATCAGCGATGAGGACCTCCTGAAGGTGATGGACCGGAGCGACCTTACAGGCCCTCCTGCCAATGCCGACGCCGCCCCTCTCGTCCCCCTGAAGGGACCCGGCTGGGAGGTGGTGGTGCCGACGAAGAGCGGCGGCGGAATGCTGACGTCGCTCACCAGTTAG
- the LOC4347184 gene encoding uncharacterized protein yields the protein MASPAPPPTARLRPSQAASSASSSSFPTSICGLGSLGDASRVSSVSFRRRPPASPLVRCSQDPGKIEVFNTEGTEQSQGGSTGSINHGKYSTRSFSSKDLLERLKRYGAAGVLSYGLLNTVYYVTTFLLVWFIFSPAPGKMGYAAAVERFLKLMAMVWAGSQVTKIFRAGGALALAPFVDRGLRWFTVRFNFKSEGKAFATIVGFCFALAALLFFGLTILWA from the exons ATGgcttccccggcgccgccgcccaccgcccggcTCCGGCCTTCTCAGGCCGCCAGcagtgcctcctcctcctccttccctacATCCATCTGCGGCCTTGGCTCGCTCGGCGACGCCTCTAGGGTTTCCTCCGTCTCCTTCCGGCGGCGTCCACCAGCATCGCCTCTCGTCCGGTGCTCCCAAGACCCTGGCAAG ATTGAAGTGTTTAATACTGAAGGAACCGAGCAGTCACAAGGAGGCTCCACTG GTTCGATAAATCATGGCAAATACTCAACAAGGAGTTTCTCCTCTAAAGA CTTGCTTGAAAGACTAAAGAGGTATGGTGCTGCTGGTGTTTTGTCATATGGACTACTAAATACCGTCTATTATGTCACGACATTTTTATTAGTTTG GTTTATTTTTTCTCCTGCTCCTGGTAAGATGGGTTATGCTGCGGCAGTAGAGAG ATTCCTCAAGTTGATGGCAATGGTATGGGCTGGCAGTCAAGTTACTAAAATTTTTCGAGCAGGAGG GGCACTTGCATTGGCTCCTTTTGTTGATAGAGGGCTAAGATGGTTCACAGTCAGGTTCAACTTCAAATCAGAAGGAAAG GCATTTGCTACAATTGTTGGGTTCTGTTTTGCACTTGCTGCTCTACTGTTCTTTGGATTAACAATACTTTGGGCGTAA